A portion of the Punica granatum isolate Tunisia-2019 chromosome 7, ASM765513v2, whole genome shotgun sequence genome contains these proteins:
- the LOC116214287 gene encoding B-cell receptor-associated protein 31-like — protein MIQLLFFVLFVEGALAFLLLVKIGPLRDLVIKSLDQLKMGKGPATVKTIAGTMSVILLSSLMSIVKIQNKGAKLGTMSPMDQVLWRTHLLEASLMGFTLFLGFIIDRMHHYLQKLRRLRNNAGASKDEVEKLQKERSELKEKEGKTSKEVKQLQEEISKLLENLKKLKSENEEKDKKVETAEAHVVALQKQSAELLLEYDRLLEENQNLQSLGHRT, from the exons ATGATTCagcttctcttctttgttctCTTCGTTGAGGGAGCTCTTGCTTTCCTTCTGCTGGTCAAGATTGGTCCGCTGAGGGATCTCGTGATAAAGAGCTTGGATCAGCTGAAGATGGGGAAGGGCCCTGCTACTGTTAAGACCATAGCCGGGACCATGTCCGTGATCCTGCTCTCGAGCCTCATGAGCATTGTCAAGATCCAGAACAAGGGTGCTAAGCTTGGAACCATGTCTCCCATGGACCAGGTCCTGTGGAGGACCCACCTGCTCGAAGCTTCACTCATGG GTTTCACTTTGTTTCTCGGGTTCATAATTGACCGAATGCACCATTATCTTCAAAAGCTTCGTAGACTCAGGAACAATGCTGGAGCGTCCAAAGATGAAGTGGAGAAGCTCCAGAAGGAACGGTCGGAGCTCAAGGAGAAGGAAGGGAAGACCTCCAAGGAAGTCAAGCAGCTCCAAGAAGAAATCTCTAAATTGTtggagaatttgaagaagCTGAAGTCTGAAAATGAAGAGAAAGATAAGAAAGTTGAAACTGCTGAAGCTCATGTTGTCGCCCTTCAAAAACAATCTGCTGAGCTACTTCTCGAGTATGACCGCTTACTAGAAGAAAACCAGAATCTTCAATCTCTAGGACATAGGACCTGA
- the LOC116215260 gene encoding uncharacterized protein LOC116215260 produces MTAELSSSRMIRLHCPTLSKTVPLEAREEQKLDLGSIARAFGLEPSSVRLNGHFISRGIDLISSSVTWRSLLRFFSSKGLSTGKDGGAPLIVDGKLLKVGNKRTQDREGSSANGIGRRHLEEEDIIKLPHSKKLKDQGQGSGYGSLLGFKRKHLLEEVKAELSKKVKINDSPSVLDGRIHTIPSRQQSCGYMSQNTKRQREDDAIAASPVKRVR; encoded by the exons ATGACGGCGGAGCTGTCGTCGTCGAGAATGATCAGGCTGCACTGCCCGACGCTGTCGAAGACGGTGCCCTTAGAGGCGAGGGAGGAGCAGAAGCTGGACCTCGGCTCTATAGCCCGGGCGTTTGGGCTGGAGCCGTCAAGCGTGAGGCTGAACGGCCACTTCATCAGCAGAGGCATCGACCTGATATCGTCCTCCGTGACTTGGAGGTCGCTGCTCCGTTTCTTCTCCTCCAAGGGGCTCTCCACCGGGAAGGACGGCGGAGCGCCGCTTATCGTCGACGGGAAGCTCTTGAAGGTCGGAAACAAAA GAACTCAAGATCGAGAGGGCTCGTCTGCAAACGGTATTGGAAGACGGCaccttgaagaagaagacatcATCAAACTCCCTCATTCCAAGAAGCTGAAGGATCAAGGACAAG GATCTGGATATGGGAGTCTTCTAGGGTTCAAGAGAAAGCATTTACTGGAGGAGGTAAAAGCAGAACTATCCAAGAAGGTGAAGATAAATGACAGCCCTTCAG TTTTGGATGGTCGAATCCACACAATCCCGAGCAGGCAGCAGTCATGTGGATACATGAGCCAGAATACCAAGAGGCAAAGAGAAGATGATGCAATTGCAGCTTCCCCGGTTAAGAGGGTCAgatga
- the LOC116215037 gene encoding sugar transport protein 10-like, whose product MAGGGFATHGRPSGNYEGGVTAFVVITCMVAAMGGLLFGYDLGISGGVTSMDDFLEKFFPSVYHKSKDGTARDKNEYCKYDNHLLTLFTSSLYLAALVASFFASAITRASGRKVSMFIGGLAFLIGAILNGIAVNITMLIIGRLLLGVGVGFANQSVPVYLSEMAPAKIRGALNIGFQMAITVGILVANFVNYGTAEIKGGWGWRVSLALAAVPAVLMTVGSLFLPDTPNSIIERGHHEEARRMLQKVRGTENVDHEFRDLVAASEAAKSVDNPWKNIKQRRYRPQLVICSFIPFFQQLTGINVIMFYAPVLFKTLGFGDKASLMSAAISGVVNVVATFVSVFSVDKYGRRALFLEGGIQMIICQIAVGAMIGFRFGVTGEGSFSKLEANFLLFLICAYVAAFAWSWGPLGWLVPSEICPLEVRSAGQAINVSVNMFFTFIIAQGFLSMLCHMKFGLFFFFAGFVILMTIFVFLFVPETKNVPIEEMGRVMKAHWFWGKYIPDEAVIGDADDNHYTA is encoded by the exons GCGGGGTGACCTCGATGGATGACTTCTTGGAGAAATTCTTCCCTTCCGTCTACCATAAATCGAAGGACGGGACGGCACGTGACAAGAACGAGTACTGCAAGTATGACAACCACTTACTCACGCTGTTCACATCGTCCCTCTACCTCGCAGCACTTGTGGCTTCCTTCTTCGCCTCGGCGATCACCCGTGCATCTGGTCGAAAGGTTTCCATGTTCATTGGAGGTTTGGCCTTTCTCATTGGTGCAATCCTCAACGGCATCGCTGTGAACATCACAATGCTCATCATTGGCCGTCTATTGCTCGGTGTCGGCGTCGGCTTCGCCAATCAG TCGGTTCCAGTCTACCTATCCGAAATGGCGCCGGCAAAAATCAGAGGAGCTCTAAACATCGGGTTCCAGATGGCCATAACAGTCGGCATTCTCGTTGCCAATTTTGTCAACTACGGAACTGCTGAGATCAAAGGTGGATGGGGTTGGAGAGTTTCGTTGGCTCTCGCGGCAGTCCCTGCTGTATTGATGACAGTCGGATCTCTCTTCCTACCGGACACTCCCAATTCGATCATCGAGAGAGGCCACCACGAGGAGGCGAGGAGAATGTTGCAGAAGGTCCGTGGCACTGAGAATGTCGACCATGAGTTCCGGGATTTGGTCGCGGCGAGCGAAGCTGCAAAGAGTGTCGATAATCCGTGGAAAAACATAAAGCAACGCAGATACAGGCCTCAGCTTGTCATCTGCTCCTTCATCCCATTCTTCCAGCAACTCACCGGCATAAACGTCATAATGTTCTACGCCCCGGTTCTCTTCAAGACTCTGGGCTTCGGCGACAAGGCCTCCCTCATGTCTGCAGCCATCAGTGGAGTCGTCAACGTTGTTGCCACGTTTGTTTCGGTTTTCTCGGTCGACAAATACGGAAGGAGAGCGTTGTTCCTCGAAGGTGGAATCCAGATGATCATTTGTCAG ATTGCTGTCGGAGCCATGATCGGCTTCCGGTTTGGAGTCACCGGGGAAGGATCCTTCTCGAAGCTTGAGGCCAATTTTCTGCTGTTCCTAATCTGCGCTTACGTCGCGGCTTTCGCATGGTCCTGGGGCCCACTTGGGTGGCTGGTGCCAAGCGAGATCTGCCCTCTCGAGGTACGATCCGCTGGGCAGGCCATCAACGTGTCCGTCAACATGTTCTTCACCTTCATCATCGCGCAGGgcttcctctccatgctctgccACATGAAGTTCgggctcttcttcttcttcgccgGTTTCGTGATCCTGATGACCATCTTCGTGTTCCTATTCGTGCCCGAGACGAAGAACGTCCCGATCGAAGAGATGGGCAGAGTCATGAAGGCGCACTGGTTCTGGGGCAAGTACATCCCCGATGAAGCTGTCATTGGAGATGCTGATGATAACCATTACACTGCTTAA
- the LOC116214286 gene encoding putative pentatricopeptide repeat-containing protein At3g25060, mitochondrial yields the protein MGSLPSPKALKRLLIACKHRTSVAQIHALIILNGLFTPSSSSSFGGCLVASYVRVGDIALAHRVFDEMPCRGVDSWNALIAAHSRRAYPEQVLGLYRRMVSEGVRPDSSTFAVAIKACTALNDLETGEEVRRRAVECGYETDVFVGSSVLNMYVKMGMMDRASVLFEKMPRRDVVCWTTMVTGFAQSGKSKEALMMYQRMRREGIEGDGVVMVGLIRACSGLRVLKPGLSVHGHLIRRVVPASTVLQIQTGLIDMYAKHGRLDLASYVFRNTPNRNNPISWAALISGFAQNGFTRNALESFIEMQSAGLAPNSASLVSALSACSQDGLLRLGRSVHGYILRRVDFDQIVGTALIDFYSKCGALVSARALFDRMIFRDPVSWNAMISSYGTHGLGKEALSVFLQMIETNQKPDHITFSSLLSALSHSGLVEEGRCWFDLMTAKYKIKPAEKHCACIVDLLARAGKVKEALHMINSMDTEPGLAVWVALLSGCYNHGEFLIGEVAVNNILKLNPDDSGIYSLVSNFFAKEKKWFEVSRVRKMMKESLVKKVPGNSVVDVNGRFQAFIKEDNSHDQHGVIEQVLDLLGREIREVAEDSIPELSTE from the coding sequence ATGGGCTCTCTTCCATCTCCAAAGGCCCTTAAACGCCTCCTCATCGCCTGCAAACACAGAACCTCCGTTGCCCAAATCCACGCCCTCATCATCCTCAATGGTCTCTTCACTCCCAGCAGCAGCAGTAGCTTCGGTGGCTGCCTCGTTGCATCCTATGTCCGGGTCGGGGATATTGCCTTGGCCCACCGAGTGTTCGATGAAATGCCTTGCAGAGGTGTGGATTCATGGAACGCCCTGATCGCTGCACATTCCAGGAGAGCTTACCCAGAGCAAGTGTTGGGTCTCTATCGTCGGATGGTGTCGGAAGGAGTCAGGCCCGACAGCTCGACCTTCGCGGTTGCAATCAAGGCCTGCACTGCCCTGAATGATTTGGAAACAGGAGAGGAAGTTCGAAGGAGAGCGGTAGAATGTGGGTACGAGACTGATGTCTTTGTTGGGTCCTCGGTTCTGAACATGTATGTGAAGATGGGGATGATGGATCGGGCTTCAGTGCTCTTCGAGAAGATGCCGAGACGGGACGTGGTTTGTTGGACGACCATGGTCACGGGGTTTGCGCAAAGCGGGAAGTCCAAGGAAGCACTCATGATGTACCAGAGAATGCGAAGGGAAGGGATCGAAGGAGATGGTGTTGTTATGGTGGGTCTGATCCGGGCCTGCTCGGGCCTCAGGGTACTGAAGCCAGGCCTCTCGGTCCATGGTCATCTCATCCGCAGAGTGGTCCCTGCGAGCACTGTACTTCAGATTCAGACAGGACTCATTGATATGTACGCCAAGCATGGTCGATTGGATCTCGCTTCTTACGTGTTTAGGAACACGCCTAACAGAAATAACCCCATCTCTTGGGCTGCCCTCATCTCGGGCTTTGCCCAGAATggcttcacccgaaatgcccTTGAATCTTTCATAGAAATGCAGAGTGCTGGACTCGCGCCCAACTCAGCTTCCCTCGTGAGCGCTCTCTCAGCATGCTCCCAAGACGGACTGCTGAGACTGGGCAGATCGGTGCACGGGTACATTTTGAGGAGAGTTGACTTTGACCAAATTGTGGGGACAGCACTGATCGATTTCTACTCAAAGTGCGGAGCCCTCGTCTCTGCCCGTGCTCTCTTTGATCGGATGATCTTCAGGGACCCCGTCTCATGGAATGCTATGATCTCCAGCTATGGGACCCATGGGCTTGGGAAGGAGGCCTTATCAGTCTTCCTTCAAATGATTGAAACCAATCAAAAACCTGATCACATAACCTTCTCTTCGCTCCTCTCAGCCCTGAGCCACTCAGGCCTAGTGGAGGAAGGTCGATGCTGGTTTGATCTCATGACAGctaaatacaaaattaaacCAGCCGAGAAGCATTGTGCCTGTATAGTCGATCTCCTGGCTCGTGCAGGCAAAGTCAAAGAAGCTCTGCACATGATAAACTCAATGGATACAGAACCAGGACTTGCTGTCTGGGTTGCTCTCTTGTCAGGTTGCTATAATCACGGGGAGTTCTTGATTGGGGAGGTGGCGGTGAATAACATCCTCAAGCTCAACCCTGATGACTCAGGAATCTACTCTTTAGTTTCAAACTTCTTTGCCAAGGAGAAGAAGTGGTTCGAAGTGTCCCGggtgaggaagatgatgaaagAGTCACTGGTGAAGAAAGTCCCGGGGAATAGTGTAGTGGATGTGAATGGAAGGTTTCAGGCATTTATCAAGGAAGATAACAGCCATGATCAGCATGGAGTTATTGAGCAAGTCTTGGATCTATTGGGTCGAGAGATAAGAGAAGTGGCGGAGGATTCAATTCCCGAGCTTTCCACTGAGTAA
- the LOC116215258 gene encoding omega-hydroxypalmitate O-feruloyl transferase-like, whose amino-acid sequence MENLELVEKVVITPDRPTERRRLFLSNIDLNLRGYQESVCFFCPPTSQLTFPDVKKAVYSALGSLLVPYDFLAGRLVRALQEGGSRGRLEIDCNGAGIVVAVATTESELNWLGELNEPKPEYRQLTAFLFEEGEEEMDITDLPLLYFQLTQFGCGSLAIAIRYNHCTVDGLTVHDFLTNFAAVTRGDSLVIEPNPDRTIFRARDPPVINHPHFEFSKAVMTDDISARVATGRPCPTRPASIIHLPPERIAILKIAALRGGKLKACTVFHAVAAKIWKARTTALRIPCDRHSTMLFPVDIRKRLVPEVPAGFAGNAIIPGYARATAEELIDLDEPELVRRVQEGIERLDDGYVRSAIDWLEANPGGGHWGEDRFSVVAMFRLGLEEPEFAWGKQICNVPVEVKPGLVALLPGPREGGGINVWVDMDADQVEELRRILLND is encoded by the exons atggagAATTTAGAGCTAGTTGAGAAGGTCGTGATCACCCCTGACAGGCCGACCGAGCGGCGACGCTTGTTCCTGTCGAACATTGACCTGAATCTACGAGGGTACCAGGAGAGCGTGTGCTTCTTTTGCCCCCCGACTAGTCAATTGACATTCCCGGACGTGAAGAAGGCCGTGTACTCTGCGCTCGGATCCCTCCTTGTGCCCTATGACTTCCTCGCAGGGCGGCTCGTGCGTGCCCTCCAAGAAGGAGGCTCCCGTGGGCGGCTCGAGATAGACTGCAATGGGGCCGGGATCGTGGTGGCAGTGGCCACGACAGAGAGTGAGCTGAACTGGCTTGGTGAGCTGAATGAGCCGAAGCCTGAGTATAGGCAGCTGACAGCCTTCCTGTTcgaagaaggggaggaagagaTGGACATTACAGACTTACCCCTTTTATATTTCCAG TTAACTCAATTCGGATGCGGAAGCCTGGCAATCGCAATCCGATACAACCATTGCACGGTAGATGGCTTGACAGTGCACGACTTCCTAACTAATTTTGCTGCGGTCACTCGGGGTGATAGCCTGGTCATTGAACCTAACCCAGACCGGACTATTTTCCGAGCCAGGGATCCCCCGGTCATCAACCACCCGCATTTCGAATTCTCGAAGGCTGTCATGACTGATGACATATCCGCCCGAGTCGCCACTGGCCGCCCATGTCCAACCCGCCCCGCCAGCATCATCCACCTGCCCCCAGAGCGGATCGCCATCCTGAAGATAGCCGCCCTGAGGGGTGGCAAGCTGAAAGCCTGCACGGTGTTCCATGCCGTTGCAGCGAAGATCTGGAAAGCAAGGACCACCGCATTGCGAATCCCATGTGACCGGCATTCCACAATGCTCTTCCCGGTGGACATCCGGAAGAGGCTGGTGCCGGAGGTCCCGGCAGGGTTCGCCGGGAACGCAATAATTCCAGGTTATGCTAGGGCCACAGCTGAGGAACTGATCGACCTGGACGAGCCAGAGCTCGTGAGGAGGGTGCAGGAAGGGATCGAGAGGCTGGACGACGGGTACGTGAGGTCGGCAATCGACTGGCTGGAGGCGAACCCGGGAGGCGGCCACTGGGGGGAGGACAGGTTCTCGGTGGTGGCAATGTTTAGGTTGGGGCTGGAGGAGCCAGAGTTTGCATGGGGGAAGCAAATTTGCAACGTTCCGGTTGAGGTGAAGCCAGGGCTTGTGGCTCTGTTGCCTGGTCCAAGGGAGGGAGGAGGGATCAATGTTTGGGTGGACATGGACGCGGACCAAGTTGAGGAGCTTAGGAGGATCTTATTAAACGATTAA
- the LOC116215261 gene encoding small ubiquitin-related modifier 1 encodes MSAAGDEDKKPSDQSAHINLKVKGQDGNEVFFRIKRSTQLRKLMNAYCDRQSVEMNSIAFLFDGRRLRGEQTPDELEMEDGDEIDAMLHQTGGALASAN; translated from the exons atgtCGGCCGCCGGCGATGAAGACAAGAAGCCCTCCGACCAGTCGGCTCACATCAATCTCAAAGTCAAGGGCCAG GACGGGAATGAGGTTTTCTTTCGGATTAAGAGGAGTACTCAGCTTCGGAAACTCATGAATGCATACTGTGATCGCCAGTCGGTGGAGATGAACTCTATTGCTTTCTTGTTTGATGGGCGCAGGCTTCGGGGCGAGCAGACCCCTGATGAG CTCGAGATGGAGGATGGAGATGAAATCGACGCAATGCTGCATCAAACTGGTGGGGCATTGGCATCTGCAAATTAG
- the LOC116215257 gene encoding GPI transamidase component PIG-T: MELLRRPIFSLLLLLSLPISFPSISLGSAVQGEDGHREEEFTEELLLKPLPDRKVLAHFHFENTAQRTQSYGRHHHLFPKAISQLVKKFAVREMELSFTQGRWNYESWGGFDPISSSNAKPPGVELWATFDVPPDQVDASWKNLTHSLSGLFCASINFLESSATYSAPEWAFQPASGNLRYGTLPREAVCTENLTPWLKLLPCRDKAGISSLMDRPSIYRGFYHSQRLRLRPAKIIADGADSGIVLEQTLTVVLQPNGFRTKSSHSSENKISPTWAMSSLLGRKIEGRCVLAKSSNVYLQLERGLVAELNALKENQEFVGTTVLNDDLIKNPAFEISVKPDWVLKEVGNLPTGSSSLMYGYSIGKSTDSGPFDLHLTWKSPMVWSCPRPPLHASRFLMGSGNERGAIAISLRSTGLNEGLYGSNKDKESCVLPVNVFQVVPWYIKVYFHTIKVFIDEQRKAVPDVIEKIRVSPSEDKVLPGVMEMVLKLPCGVKSAAMTLEFDKGFLHIDEYPPDANQGFDIPSAIITFPNVEAAMHFNQFSSSDKSPLLSRFREKNPVQSYTEVLLVPLTTPDFSMPYNVITITCTVFALYFGSLLNVLRKRASEEERLLRAKGRSSPLSRLLAKLRRKKEVEPQSSTTSSSLFSSKLVVKIILVAAIAICWQYFG, translated from the exons ATGGAGCTTCTCCGGAGACCGATCTTCTCTCTGCTGCTCCTGCTGTCCCTGCCGATCTCCTTCCCTTCGATCTCTCTCGGATCGGCAGTTCAAGGGGAGGACGGACACAGGGAAGAGGAGTTCACGGAGGAGCTGCTACTGAAGCCTTTGCCCGATCGCAAAGTTTTGGCGCACTTCCACTTCGAGAACACAGCTCAACGAACTCAATCCTATGGCCGCCACCACCACCTCTTCCCCAAAGCCATCTCTCAGCTC GTTAAAAAATTTGCAGTCAGAGAAATGGAGTTATCTTTCACCCAAGGCCGGTGGAACTATGAGAGCTGGGGTGGATTTGACCCCATTTCAAGCAGCAACGCAAAGCCTCCAGGGGTTGAATTGTGGGCTACTTTTGATGTCCCTCCAGATCAAGTTGATGCTTCGTGGAAGAATTTAACCCATAGTCTTTCTGGACTTTTTTGTGCATCAATCAACTTCCTTGAGTCATCTGCCACATATTCTGCACCTGAATGGGCATTTCAGCCTGCTTCAGGAAACTTGAGGTATGGTACACTTCCGCGTGAGGCTGTTTGCACAGAGAACCTGACTCCGTGGTTGAAGCTGCTTCCTTGTCGGGATAAAGCCGGGATATCTTCCTTGATGGACAGACCATCCATTTACAGAGGATTTTATCATTCTCAGAGGTTAAGATTACGACCTGCCAAGATCATAGCTGATGGTGCTGATTCTGGCATTGTACTTGAACAAACTCTCACTGTCGTCCTGCAGCCGAATGGCTTTAGAACTAAGTCAAGTCATTCTAGCGAAAACAAGATATCTCCAACCTGGGCTATGAGTTCATTATTGGGAAGAAAAATTGAAGGGCGGTGTGTCCTTGCAAAATCTAGTAATGTCTATCTTCAACTTGAGAGGGGTCTTGTTGCAGAACTGAATGCGCTGAAGGAGAATCAAGAGTTTGTTGGTACTACCGTATTGAATGATGACTTGATCAAGAATCCTGCCTTTGAAATATCTGTTAAGCCAGACTGGGTTCTTAAAGAAGTTGGAAATTTGCCGACTGGGAGCTCATCGCTGATGTATGGATATTCAATTGGGAAATCTACAGACTCAGGTCCTTTTGATTTACACCTTACTTGGAAAAGTCCTATGGTTTGGTCATGCCCAAGACCACCTTTACATGCTAGCAGGTTCTTGATGGGAAGTGGGAACGAAAGGGGTGCTATTGCTATCTCATTGAGATCTACTGGACTGAACGAGGGACTGTATGGATCCAACAAGGACAAAGAGAGTTGTGTGCTTCCTGTTAATGTTTTCCAAGTTGTGCCTTGGTATATAAAGGTGTACTTCCATACCATAAAAGTGTTTATCGATGAACAACGTAAGGCAGTTCCAGATGTGATTGAGAAGATCCGTGTTTCACCTTCTGAAGACAAGGTATTGCCTGGTGTGATGGAGATGGTCCTGAAATTGCCTTGTGGTGTGAAATCAGCGGCTATGACCTTGGAGTTTGACAAG GGCTTCCTGCACATTGATGAATATCCTCCAGATGCTAATCAGGGATTTGATATTCCATCAGCAATAATAACATTTCCCAACGTTGAAGCTGCTATGCACTTTAATCAATTTAGTTCTTCAGACAAGTCACCCCTGTTATCTAGATTTCGG GAAAAGAATCCTGTCCAGTCTTATACAGAAGTATTGCTCGTACCGTTGACCACACCCGATTTCAGCATGCCTTACAACGTCATTACTATTACATGTACTGTGTTCGCACTTTATTTTGGGTCCTTACTCAACGTACTAAGAAAACGAGCCAGTGAGGAGGAGCGATTGCTTAGAGCTAAAG GAAGGTCTAGTCCGTTGTCTCGGCTGCTTGCAAAGcttagaagaaaaaaagaggtgGAACCCCAGTCTTCCACAACTTCTTCATCTTTATTTAGCTCAAAACTAGTAGTGAAGATCATATTAGTAGCTGCTATCGCAATATGCTGGCAGTACTTTGGATGA